The proteins below are encoded in one region of Tepidanaerobacter syntrophicus:
- a CDS encoding helix-turn-helix domain-containing protein codes for MEIGERIKHLREESRITQAELAKEIGVSPGNVGDWERGRAKPRFDALLALSRFFQISVDWLMTGEDTSYHKEVYPEKIVLQRQDLELLPLSNEEREILMKFRTLTESEQLKLKKLLDGKDTSTPLLKQ; via the coding sequence TTGGAAATAGGTGAGAGGATAAAACACTTGCGAGAAGAATCAAGAATTACACAAGCTGAATTGGCTAAGGAAATAGGAGTTTCTCCAGGAAATGTCGGAGATTGGGAAAGAGGAAGGGCAAAGCCTAGATTTGATGCTTTATTGGCTTTGAGTAGATTTTTTCAAATATCTGTTGACTGGCTTATGACTGGCGAAGATACAAGCTATCACAAAGAGGTGTATCCTGAAAAGATTGTACTTCAGAGGCAAGACTTGGAGCTACTGCCTCTTTCTAATGAAGAAAGAGAGATATTGATGAAATTTCGTACTCTAACAGAAAGTGAGCAATTGAAGTTAAAAAAGCTCCTAGATGGCAAAGATACTTCCACGCCTTTACTTAAGCAATAG
- a CDS encoding helix-turn-helix domain-containing protein yields the protein MCEIDLLPGFGERLKEAIQRKGYTQKELSEILGVNQDTITNYVQERSFPKADMLLNICQLLDVSADWLLKGETEYLDMTGLSDEESKLIRIFRMLDLRDKEEIMLILKLKYDLTLHRKENSNPHNNGNK from the coding sequence GTGTGTGAAATAGATTTATTACCTGGTTTTGGCGAACGTTTAAAGGAGGCTATTCAGCGGAAGGGATACACTCAAAAAGAATTATCTGAGATACTCGGAGTAAACCAGGACACAATTACTAATTATGTGCAAGAAAGGTCATTTCCTAAAGCTGATATGCTGTTAAATATATGCCAACTTCTAGATGTTTCTGCTGATTGGCTGCTTAAAGGCGAGACGGAATATCTTGATATGACAGGATTATCAGACGAGGAAAGTAAACTTATAAGGATTTTCCGGATGTTGGATTTGCGAGATAAAGAGGAAATAATGCTGATACTAAAACTAAAATACGACTTAACTCTTCATAGAAAAGAAAATTCAAATCCTCACAATAATGGTAATAAATAA
- a CDS encoding DUF4351 domain-containing protein, which yields KGLEEGLEKGQVTALAKTALKLLSRKFGPLPEELKSKISKLDSVTLEIIIDGIFDYESLDDVKKYIN from the coding sequence AAAAGGACTTGAAGAAGGGCTGGAAAAAGGTCAAGTAACAGCTCTTGCGAAAACTGCACTAAAACTACTTAGCAGAAAGTTCGGCCCTTTGCCGGAAGAACTTAAATCCAAGATATCAAAATTAGATTCAGTTACCCTAGAGATAATAATCGATGGCATCTTTGACTATGAAAGCTTAGATGATGTGAAAAAGTATATTAACTAA